A genomic window from Micromonospora violae includes:
- a CDS encoding OsmC family protein codes for MPIRTASAQWQGNLTEGAGTVRTGKGGLSGNYSFKSRFEEGEGTNPEELIAAAHAGCFSMAFSKALADAGSTATSVETTAKVHLDKTDAGMTVTRIDLETVGQVPGIDDAEFQKLAEAAKANCPISRLLSPGAEITLSARLAA; via the coding sequence ATGCCAATCCGTACCGCTTCAGCACAATGGCAGGGCAATCTCACCGAGGGCGCGGGCACCGTCCGCACCGGCAAGGGCGGCCTGTCCGGCAACTACTCCTTCAAGTCGCGCTTCGAGGAGGGGGAGGGCACCAACCCCGAGGAGCTGATCGCGGCCGCGCACGCAGGCTGCTTCTCGATGGCGTTCTCCAAGGCGCTCGCCGACGCGGGTTCGACGGCCACCTCGGTCGAGACCACCGCCAAGGTGCACCTGGACAAGACCGATGCCGGCATGACCGTGACCCGGATCGACCTGGAGACGGTCGGCCAGGTCCCAGGGATCGACGACGCCGAATTCCAGAAGCTCGCCGAGGCCGCCAAGGCCAACTGCCCGATCTCCCGCCTGCTGTCGCCGGGTGCCGAGATCACCCTCAGCGCCCGCCTGGCCGCCTGA
- a CDS encoding HAD family hydrolase: MTRPGLPKLIATDLDGTLVRSDDTVSAYTHGVLDRVRAAGIPVVGATGRGPRLTELTRNDIRAADFLVMAGGGRVVDQSDPSGPVVLRDERLPAEVLARLLADLELAVGPLTVMVEASDEHDAPLWGDYHESWPYQDRFEARTRDECLAGDVIKAFARTADHHVDELLAVARRVVPPQVATLTQAGLGFIEICPPGVDKATGLTVVAQTLGVDPADVLVFGDMPNDLPMFEWAGWSRVAVANAHPTLRAAADEVTLRNDDDGVAVYLDRLLSR; the protein is encoded by the coding sequence ATGACCCGCCCGGGACTACCCAAGCTGATCGCAACCGACCTCGACGGGACGCTGGTCCGCAGCGACGACACCGTCTCCGCGTACACCCATGGGGTGCTCGACCGGGTGCGCGCCGCCGGAATTCCGGTGGTGGGCGCGACCGGACGCGGCCCTCGGTTGACCGAGCTGACCCGCAACGACATCCGCGCCGCCGACTTCCTGGTGATGGCCGGCGGTGGTCGGGTGGTCGACCAGAGCGACCCCAGCGGCCCGGTGGTGCTCCGCGACGAGCGGCTGCCCGCCGAGGTGCTGGCCCGGCTGCTCGCCGACCTGGAGCTGGCGGTCGGCCCGCTGACCGTGATGGTCGAGGCGTCCGACGAGCACGACGCCCCGCTGTGGGGCGACTACCACGAGAGCTGGCCCTACCAGGACCGTTTCGAGGCGCGCACCCGTGACGAGTGCCTCGCCGGCGACGTGATCAAGGCATTTGCCCGGACCGCCGACCACCACGTGGACGAGCTGCTGGCGGTGGCCCGCCGGGTCGTTCCGCCGCAGGTCGCCACGCTCACCCAGGCTGGGCTCGGCTTCATCGAGATCTGCCCGCCCGGCGTGGACAAGGCGACCGGGCTGACTGTGGTGGCACAAACCCTCGGGGTCGACCCGGCCGATGTGCTGGTCTTCGGCGACATGCCCAACGACCTGCCGATGTTCGAGTGGGCCGGCTGGTCGCGGGTGGCCGTGGCCAACGCACACCCCACTCTGCGCGCCGCCGCCGACGAGGTGACCTTGCGCAACGACGACGACGGGGTGGCGGTGTATCTCGACCGGCTACTGTCCAGGTGA
- a CDS encoding HAD family hydrolase, whose amino-acid sequence MGDPPRLIATDIDGTLIHDDQTVSPRTAGVLARISARGTPVVLVTGRPVRWLKMVYDQLARPLPAVCANGAVVYDPFEDEVVRADPLAPHHLAEVARRLRAEVPGISFAVEILDSREMRHEAHYPLRWDVETDGIRPIETPEELLSAPAVKLLARAGEQDPDAFAELIATAVAGLAEATHSSSSGLVEISAAGVTKAAGLAWYCDQLGVAAADVLAFGDMPNDVPMLTWAGRGVAVANAHRAVLAVADDVTTANTEDGVATYLEKIFGVD is encoded by the coding sequence ATGGGAGACCCACCCCGGCTCATCGCCACCGACATCGACGGCACACTGATCCACGACGACCAGACCGTCAGCCCTCGCACCGCCGGCGTGCTCGCGCGGATCTCCGCGCGAGGCACGCCGGTCGTTCTGGTCACCGGCCGTCCGGTCCGCTGGCTCAAGATGGTGTACGACCAGCTCGCCCGGCCGCTGCCGGCGGTCTGCGCCAACGGCGCCGTGGTCTACGACCCGTTCGAGGACGAGGTGGTGCGGGCCGACCCGCTCGCACCACATCACCTGGCCGAGGTGGCGCGGCGGCTACGGGCCGAGGTGCCGGGGATCAGCTTCGCCGTGGAGATCCTGGACAGCCGGGAGATGCGGCACGAGGCGCACTATCCGCTGCGCTGGGACGTCGAGACCGACGGCATTCGGCCGATCGAGACGCCGGAGGAGTTGCTGTCGGCCCCGGCGGTGAAGCTCCTGGCCCGAGCGGGCGAACAGGACCCGGACGCCTTCGCCGAGCTGATCGCCACGGCGGTGGCGGGGCTGGCCGAGGCCACCCACTCGTCGTCCTCGGGGCTGGTGGAGATCTCCGCGGCCGGGGTGACCAAGGCGGCGGGGCTGGCCTGGTACTGCGACCAGCTCGGGGTGGCCGCGGCGGACGTGCTGGCCTTCGGCGACATGCCCAACGACGTACCGATGCTGACCTGGGCCGGACGCGGCGTGGCGGTGGCCAACGCGCACCGAGCCGTCCTGGCGGTCGCCGACGACGTGACGACGGCGAACACCGAGGACGGCGTGGCGACGTACCTGGAGAAGATCTTCGGGGTGGACTGA
- a CDS encoding bacterial proteasome activator family protein codes for MDPMTEARSAGQNDEPGPDDSGQSGTVVVVGPDGRPIGTMQTDEGQGEDPTRLVEQPAKVMRIGSMIKQLLEEVKAAPLDDASRSRMREIHERSIVELKEGLAPELRDELERISLPFAEDKAPSEGELRIAHAQLVGWLEGLFHGIQAALVAQQMAARVQLEQMRGGRQALPSGPGGIVPGMPGIGQPGGGESHNTGQYL; via the coding sequence ATGGACCCCATGACCGAAGCGCGCTCCGCTGGACAGAACGACGAGCCCGGCCCCGACGACTCCGGCCAATCCGGCACCGTTGTGGTGGTCGGCCCGGACGGCCGGCCGATCGGCACGATGCAGACCGACGAGGGCCAGGGTGAGGACCCGACCCGTCTGGTCGAACAGCCGGCCAAGGTGATGCGGATCGGCAGCATGATCAAGCAGTTGTTGGAGGAGGTGAAGGCCGCGCCTCTCGACGACGCCAGCCGCAGCCGGATGCGGGAGATCCACGAGCGGTCGATCGTCGAGCTCAAGGAGGGTCTCGCGCCCGAGCTGCGGGACGAGCTGGAGCGCATCTCGCTGCCCTTCGCCGAGGACAAGGCCCCCAGCGAGGGCGAGCTGCGCATCGCCCACGCCCAGCTCGTCGGCTGGCTGGAGGGCCTGTTCCATGGCATCCAGGCGGCCCTGGTGGCCCAGCAGATGGCCGCCCGGGTGCAGTTGGAGCAGATGCGCGGCGGCCGGCAGGCGCTGCCCAGCGGTCCCGGCGGGATCGTCCCCGGGATGCCGGGCATCGGCCAGCCGGGTGGCGGCGAGAGCCACAACACCGGTCAGTACCTCTGA